DNA sequence from the Streptomyces cinnabarinus genome:
GCGCAGATCGAGCAGCATCACGTCATGGACGTCCGCGCTCGCGCCCCACAGCCGAGCCTCGCCGATCTTGCGGTACCCCCACGCCCGGTAAGCGGCCGGTGCCTTGCTCGCCGGGTGGACGTTAAGCAGTACCCGCTCGGCGTCGACGCCTTCGAGCAGCGTCCGGTGCAGACGCCCCGCGACCCCCTGCCCACGCCACGCTTCGCGCACGGCGAGTTCGATGAGCCCGAAAGTCCGGCGCCCGTCCTCGCGCCGCATGTCGTCGGGCACGGGCTCGGTCAGTTCGTCCCACCACACCGTGTCGGGCCCGAGCGGG
Encoded proteins:
- a CDS encoding GNAT family N-acetyltransferase, which encodes MVLEPLDGAAAVRAEDAFRLIYAEAFAEAPYHETEDDVAAAFRRFPALAQRPAFRAVLARTESGGPIGMAYGFPLGPDTVWWDELTEPVPDDMRREDGRRTFGLIELAVREAWRGQGVAGRLHRTLLEGVDAERVLLNVHPASKAPAAYRAWGYRKIGEARLWGASADVHDVMLLDLR